From Phyllopteryx taeniolatus isolate TA_2022b chromosome 18, UOR_Ptae_1.2, whole genome shotgun sequence, the proteins below share one genomic window:
- the wdcp gene encoding WD repeat and coiled-coil-containing protein isoform X1 has product MTNCLLPNAWRGATGRSDLLCRFLARMDLGKAKLLRSGINTLHQAIHPLHGVAWTDGKQVCLTTLYFQRGEAKFGDTNVIGQFEHVLGLFWGPLCCPDSPALLAVQHKKHVSVWQLQLSALEHNKLLCTQTCEMSEPFPLIAHGCVWHPKMDILALLTKRDASVLFSVRVDNRRTKAEIKGSGLIHCACWTKDGTRLVVAIGAALHSYIWNDIHKSLAACSFCPIFDVGGYVCAIEATGDSQVAVATELPLEKLCGLNAEMAFEVDPPRNQTPENDLSQDSRRLSFDLAERSRSGPLDLTHLLARHRRSDPSPLIHLQRKDTVTGSGQDSSHLVLITYERKVVTTRKVSIPGILVPDLVAFDPRASTVAVASNTCNMVLVYRITASAMPNIQQISLQTTDRPKGVCFLSEKVLLMMVGRQKSTDPAFLPSSNTEKYTLRLVAKEFDGEGVPSPLNAEPTSNLSRIRRHSEHMPKEDRERLGIKDLVLPRAGVVSRSPGSRRRLVEEVRSPEPSPVASSVDFSYSLERTPSVAAETSDIGRMAGLAVAGPASRDSSRAGSPRPEVAPEPLLAPPGGSSRERALEHLVFNMERLFARVADVQQCLGEIREHAQNGKKLQSSYPAAAEPPYLNVTCQNQLSENVFIDERRPVLLCDGKLYLRALQELFNLAVVEMLHGPLWIVLVADADGFVPLMFKPKDELTVRNGKRKSTLCTLGSSETSGPSSPAPCHNTTTEAST; this is encoded by the exons ATGACAAATTGTCTCCTCCCCAACGCAT GGCGAGGAGCCACCGGCCGCTCAGATTTGTTGTGCCGCTTTCTGGCCAGGATGGACCTGGGCAAGGCCAAGCTGCTGCGGAGCGGCATCAACACGCTGCACCAGGCCATCCACCCTCTGCACGGTGTGGCGTGGACCGACGGCAAACAGGTGTGCCTGACCACGCTCTACTTCCAGCGCGGCGAGGCCAAGTTCGGCGACACCAACGTCATCGGGCAGTTCGAGCACGTCCTGGGACTCTTCTGGGGCCCGCTGTGCTGCCCCGACTCGCCCGCCTTGCTGGCCGTGCAACACAAGAAGCACGTCAGCGTGTGGCAGCTGCAGCTCAGCGCGTTGGAACATAACAAGTTGCTGTGCACGCAGACCTGCGAGATGAGCGAACCCTTCCCGTTGATCGCGCATGGCTGCGTCTGGCACCCGAAAATGGACATTCTGGCTCTCCTCACCAAGCGAGACGCATCAGTGCTATTCTCAGTGCGGGTGGACAACAGGAGGACCAAGGCAGAAATCAAAGGTAGTGGGCTGATCCACTGCGCGTGTTGGACTAAAGACGGCACTCGGTTGGTGGTGGCGATCGGCGCCGCGCTGCACTCCTACATTTGGAACGACATCCACAAGAGCCTGGCGGCCTGCTCTTTTTGCCCCATCTTCGACGTGGGGGGCTACGTCTGCGCCATCGAGGCAACGGGGGACTCGCAGGTTGCTGTGGCGACAGAGCTGCCTTTGGAGAAGCTCTGCGGCTTGAACGCCGAGATGGCCTTCGAGGTGGACCCCCCACGAAACCAGACGCCAGAAAACGACCTCTCTCAGGACTCCAGACGACTCTCGTTTGACCTTGCCGAGAGGTCTCGCTCGGGCCCCCTGGACCTCACCCACCTCCTGGCTAGACACCGGCGCTCGGACCCCAGCCCGCTCATCCACCTGCAACGTAAGGACACGGTGACGGGCTCCGGCCAGGACTCCTCGCACCTGGTGCTGATCACGTACGAGCGCAAGGTGGTCACCACCCGCAAAGTCAGCATCCCCGGGATCCTGGTGCCGGATTTGGTGGCGTTTGACCCGCGAGCCTCCACCGTCGCCGTGGCGTCCAACACCTGCAACATGGTGCTGGTGTACCGCATCACGGCGTCGGCCATGCCCAACATCCAGCAGATCTCGCTGCAGACCACCGACAGACCCAAGGGGGTGTGTTTCCTCAGCGAAAAGGTGCTGCTGATGATGGTAGGCCGGCAGAAGTCCACGGACCCCGCCTTCCTCCCGTCCTCCAACACGGAAAAGTACACCCTGCGCCTAGTAGCCAAAGAGTTTGACGGGGAGGGTGTCCCCTCCCCTCTCAATGCAGAGCCTACTTCTAATTTGTCACGGATTAGGAGGCACTCAGAGCACATGCCCAAGGAGGACAGGGAGCGGCTGGGGATAAAGGACTTGGTTCTTCCCAGGGCGGGAGTGGTCTCCCGCTCACCCGGGAGCAGACGCAGGCTGGTGGAGGAGGTGAGGAGCCCCGAGCCAAGCCCCGTGGCCAGCTCCGTGGACTTCTCCTACTCCTTGGAACGAACCCCCTCCGTCGCCGCGGAGACCTCGGACATCGGCCGCATGGCCGGCCTGGCGGTGGCCGGACCGGCCAGCAGGGACTCCAGCCGGGCCGGATCGCCTAGACCGGAGGTGGCGCCGGAGCCATTGCTGGCCCCGCCGGGTGGCTCCTCCAGGGAGCGAGCCCTGGAGCATCTGGTCTTCAACATGGAGCGGCTGTTCGCTCGCGTCGCAGACGTGCAGCAGTGCCTGGGCGAGATCCGAGAACACGCCCAGAACGGCAAGAAGCTTCAGAGTTCCTACCCGGCCGCCGCCGAGCCCCCTTACCTCAACGTCACATGCCAG AACCAGCTGTCTGAGAACGTGTTCATCGACGAGCGCCGTCCGGTGCTGCTGTGCGACGGCAAGCTGTATCTGCGCGCCCTCCAGGAGCTTTTCAACCTCGCCGTCGTGGAGATGCTGCACG gcccACTGTGGATCGTCCTAGTGGCCGACGCCGACGGCTTCGTGCCCCTGATGTTCAAGCCCAAAGATGAGCTTACGGTACGCAACGGCAAGCGCAAATCTACGCTGTGCACCCTCGGGAGCTCCGAGACCTCCGGCCCATCAAGTCCGGCCCCCTGCCACAACACCACAACGGAGGCCTCCACATAG
- the wdcp gene encoding WD repeat and coiled-coil-containing protein isoform X2 has protein sequence MDLGKAKLLRSGINTLHQAIHPLHGVAWTDGKQVCLTTLYFQRGEAKFGDTNVIGQFEHVLGLFWGPLCCPDSPALLAVQHKKHVSVWQLQLSALEHNKLLCTQTCEMSEPFPLIAHGCVWHPKMDILALLTKRDASVLFSVRVDNRRTKAEIKGSGLIHCACWTKDGTRLVVAIGAALHSYIWNDIHKSLAACSFCPIFDVGGYVCAIEATGDSQVAVATELPLEKLCGLNAEMAFEVDPPRNQTPENDLSQDSRRLSFDLAERSRSGPLDLTHLLARHRRSDPSPLIHLQRKDTVTGSGQDSSHLVLITYERKVVTTRKVSIPGILVPDLVAFDPRASTVAVASNTCNMVLVYRITASAMPNIQQISLQTTDRPKGVCFLSEKVLLMMVGRQKSTDPAFLPSSNTEKYTLRLVAKEFDGEGVPSPLNAEPTSNLSRIRRHSEHMPKEDRERLGIKDLVLPRAGVVSRSPGSRRRLVEEVRSPEPSPVASSVDFSYSLERTPSVAAETSDIGRMAGLAVAGPASRDSSRAGSPRPEVAPEPLLAPPGGSSRERALEHLVFNMERLFARVADVQQCLGEIREHAQNGKKLQSSYPAAAEPPYLNVTCQNQLSENVFIDERRPVLLCDGKLYLRALQELFNLAVVEMLHGPLWIVLVADADGFVPLMFKPKDELTVRNGKRKSTLCTLGSSETSGPSSPAPCHNTTTEAST, from the exons ATGGACCTGGGCAAGGCCAAGCTGCTGCGGAGCGGCATCAACACGCTGCACCAGGCCATCCACCCTCTGCACGGTGTGGCGTGGACCGACGGCAAACAGGTGTGCCTGACCACGCTCTACTTCCAGCGCGGCGAGGCCAAGTTCGGCGACACCAACGTCATCGGGCAGTTCGAGCACGTCCTGGGACTCTTCTGGGGCCCGCTGTGCTGCCCCGACTCGCCCGCCTTGCTGGCCGTGCAACACAAGAAGCACGTCAGCGTGTGGCAGCTGCAGCTCAGCGCGTTGGAACATAACAAGTTGCTGTGCACGCAGACCTGCGAGATGAGCGAACCCTTCCCGTTGATCGCGCATGGCTGCGTCTGGCACCCGAAAATGGACATTCTGGCTCTCCTCACCAAGCGAGACGCATCAGTGCTATTCTCAGTGCGGGTGGACAACAGGAGGACCAAGGCAGAAATCAAAGGTAGTGGGCTGATCCACTGCGCGTGTTGGACTAAAGACGGCACTCGGTTGGTGGTGGCGATCGGCGCCGCGCTGCACTCCTACATTTGGAACGACATCCACAAGAGCCTGGCGGCCTGCTCTTTTTGCCCCATCTTCGACGTGGGGGGCTACGTCTGCGCCATCGAGGCAACGGGGGACTCGCAGGTTGCTGTGGCGACAGAGCTGCCTTTGGAGAAGCTCTGCGGCTTGAACGCCGAGATGGCCTTCGAGGTGGACCCCCCACGAAACCAGACGCCAGAAAACGACCTCTCTCAGGACTCCAGACGACTCTCGTTTGACCTTGCCGAGAGGTCTCGCTCGGGCCCCCTGGACCTCACCCACCTCCTGGCTAGACACCGGCGCTCGGACCCCAGCCCGCTCATCCACCTGCAACGTAAGGACACGGTGACGGGCTCCGGCCAGGACTCCTCGCACCTGGTGCTGATCACGTACGAGCGCAAGGTGGTCACCACCCGCAAAGTCAGCATCCCCGGGATCCTGGTGCCGGATTTGGTGGCGTTTGACCCGCGAGCCTCCACCGTCGCCGTGGCGTCCAACACCTGCAACATGGTGCTGGTGTACCGCATCACGGCGTCGGCCATGCCCAACATCCAGCAGATCTCGCTGCAGACCACCGACAGACCCAAGGGGGTGTGTTTCCTCAGCGAAAAGGTGCTGCTGATGATGGTAGGCCGGCAGAAGTCCACGGACCCCGCCTTCCTCCCGTCCTCCAACACGGAAAAGTACACCCTGCGCCTAGTAGCCAAAGAGTTTGACGGGGAGGGTGTCCCCTCCCCTCTCAATGCAGAGCCTACTTCTAATTTGTCACGGATTAGGAGGCACTCAGAGCACATGCCCAAGGAGGACAGGGAGCGGCTGGGGATAAAGGACTTGGTTCTTCCCAGGGCGGGAGTGGTCTCCCGCTCACCCGGGAGCAGACGCAGGCTGGTGGAGGAGGTGAGGAGCCCCGAGCCAAGCCCCGTGGCCAGCTCCGTGGACTTCTCCTACTCCTTGGAACGAACCCCCTCCGTCGCCGCGGAGACCTCGGACATCGGCCGCATGGCCGGCCTGGCGGTGGCCGGACCGGCCAGCAGGGACTCCAGCCGGGCCGGATCGCCTAGACCGGAGGTGGCGCCGGAGCCATTGCTGGCCCCGCCGGGTGGCTCCTCCAGGGAGCGAGCCCTGGAGCATCTGGTCTTCAACATGGAGCGGCTGTTCGCTCGCGTCGCAGACGTGCAGCAGTGCCTGGGCGAGATCCGAGAACACGCCCAGAACGGCAAGAAGCTTCAGAGTTCCTACCCGGCCGCCGCCGAGCCCCCTTACCTCAACGTCACATGCCAG AACCAGCTGTCTGAGAACGTGTTCATCGACGAGCGCCGTCCGGTGCTGCTGTGCGACGGCAAGCTGTATCTGCGCGCCCTCCAGGAGCTTTTCAACCTCGCCGTCGTGGAGATGCTGCACG gcccACTGTGGATCGTCCTAGTGGCCGACGCCGACGGCTTCGTGCCCCTGATGTTCAAGCCCAAAGATGAGCTTACGGTACGCAACGGCAAGCGCAAATCTACGCTGTGCACCCTCGGGAGCTCCGAGACCTCCGGCCCATCAAGTCCGGCCCCCTGCCACAACACCACAACGGAGGCCTCCACATAG
- the si:dkey-261l7.2 gene encoding uncharacterized protein si:dkey-261l7.2 isoform X2 yields MPQLTLSAAMQLVLLLSAFPAQYFIHKWCGNTAEERLRASSQLIQEWKEWSGSHLDVSVWHEWTMRQISKFWSALGLDADEEDMSDTMNKMMYDNDQGFFGASKAVRSPRPPYVFLRVGEVVMERKGHRVGVVVSWDTELRAPAEWVDRVYSGTKDVAAEKTPHYKVLFSGPRPNHVVVAYLPQTQLRRITRTKYFFLFPSRIRK; encoded by the exons ATGCCTCAACTGACATTGTCGGCAGCCATGCAACTGGTATTGCTGCTGTCGGCCTTCCCGGCTCAGTACTTTATCCACAAATGGTGTGGAAACACAGCAGAGGAGCGCCTTCGTGCGTCCTCACA GTTAATTCAAGAGTGGAAAGAGTGGAGCGGTTCTCACCTGGACGTTTCTGTGTGGCACGAGTGGACCATGCGGCAGATTTCCAAATTCTG GTCTGCGCTCGGTCTGGACGCTGATGAGGAGGACATGTCGGACACCATGAACAAGATGATGTATGACAACGACCAGGGATTCTTTGGAG CGTCTAAAGCGGTGCGCAGTCCACGGCCGCCTTACGTCTTCCTGCGGGTGGGCGAGGTGGTGATGGAACGTAAAGGCCACCGGGTCGGCGTGGTGGTGAGCTGGGACACCGAGCTGAGGGCCCCCGCTGAGTGGGTGGACAGGGTGTACAGTGGAACGAAG GATGTGGCTGCAGAGAAGACTCCTCATTACAAAGTTCTGTTCAGCGGGCCAAGACCGAACCATGTAGTGGTGGCCTACCTGCCGCAGACTCAACTCAGACGCATCACGAGAACCAAA tatttcttCCTATTTCCATCACGCATTCGGAAGTAG
- the si:dkey-261l7.2 gene encoding uncharacterized protein si:dkey-261l7.2 isoform X1, with the protein MPQLTLSAAMQLVLLLSAFPAQYFIHKWCGNTAEERLRASSQLIQEWKEWSGSHLDVSVWHEWTMRQISKFWSALGLDADEEDMSDTMNKMMYDNDQGFFGASKAVRSPRPPYVFLRVGEVVMERKGHRVGVVVSWDTELRAPAEWVDRVYSGTKDVAAEKTPHYKVLFSGPRPNHVVVAYLPQTQLRRITRTKPNIAILENYFTHFDGDRFVPLPWLKKIFPEDDIDND; encoded by the exons ATGCCTCAACTGACATTGTCGGCAGCCATGCAACTGGTATTGCTGCTGTCGGCCTTCCCGGCTCAGTACTTTATCCACAAATGGTGTGGAAACACAGCAGAGGAGCGCCTTCGTGCGTCCTCACA GTTAATTCAAGAGTGGAAAGAGTGGAGCGGTTCTCACCTGGACGTTTCTGTGTGGCACGAGTGGACCATGCGGCAGATTTCCAAATTCTG GTCTGCGCTCGGTCTGGACGCTGATGAGGAGGACATGTCGGACACCATGAACAAGATGATGTATGACAACGACCAGGGATTCTTTGGAG CGTCTAAAGCGGTGCGCAGTCCACGGCCGCCTTACGTCTTCCTGCGGGTGGGCGAGGTGGTGATGGAACGTAAAGGCCACCGGGTCGGCGTGGTGGTGAGCTGGGACACCGAGCTGAGGGCCCCCGCTGAGTGGGTGGACAGGGTGTACAGTGGAACGAAG GATGTGGCTGCAGAGAAGACTCCTCATTACAAAGTTCTGTTCAGCGGGCCAAGACCGAACCATGTAGTGGTGGCCTACCTGCCGCAGACTCAACTCAGACGCATCACGAGAACCAAA CCAAACATTGCCATCTTGGAGAACTACTTCACTCATTTTGACGGCGACCGCTTTGTGCCTCTACCGTGGCTGAAAAAGATATTTCCCGAAGACGACATCGACAATGACTGA